One Plasmodium cynomolgi strain B DNA, chromosome 12, whole genome shotgun sequence genomic region harbors:
- a CDS encoding hypothetical protein (putative), with protein MFVKMKKNTSVVFCLIVTLTLFGACGLGVAKTLMENEVKGYLSDFLFLNNSQKFCEGGSIIQALNTEKLLNLNSVLDICASKKECDFVSYSPKRILRNSLFYEDEKELNNTGSNWITAIKEDHIKEQVKNFTLSLNMMGECDNEDVLMRISKDVTPKEAAAECNKIADCKFIVFNYNRKLGSEETQVDRAVLCSEPPIGGDWRIHNPGQLSQYERNAPFRTERSLCYFLIVG; from the exons atgtttgtaaaaatgaagaagaatacTTCTG TTGTCTTTTGTCTGATTGTAACTCTAACTCTGTTTG GGGCCTGCGGCCTGGGGGTAGCGAAGACGCTTATGGAAAATGAGGTGAAGGGGTACTTGTCGGATTTTCTCTTCTTAAACAATTCGCAGAAG TTCTGTGAAGGGGGAAGTATCATCCAGGCTCTGAACACG GAAAAGCTCCTCAACCTGAACAGTGTGTTAGATATCTGTGCATCGAAGAAGGAGTGTGATTTTGTATCTTACTCTCCAAAAAGGATTTTACgaaattcccttttttatgaggACGAGAAGGAGCTGAATAATACGGGGTCTAACTGG ATTACCGCAATTAAGGAGGATCACATAAAAG AACAAGTGAAGAATTTCACCCTTTCGCTGAACATGATGGGG GAGTGTGACAACGAAGACGTCTTGATGAGAATTAGCAAGGACGTCACGCCGAAGGAAGCGGCAGCCGA GTGCAACAAAATCGCCGATTGTAAATTCATCGTATTT AATTATAACAGAAAGTTGGGAAGTGAGGAGACACAAGTTGATAGGGCAGTCCTTTgctcag AGCCCCCAATTGGAGGCGACTGGAGGATCCATAACCCCGGACA ACTGAGTCAATACGAACGAAATGCACCATTTAGAACAGAACGCTCGCTGTGTTATTTCCTTATTGTTGGT
- a CDS encoding hypothetical protein (putative) has translation MENEKKNNQKQNSVDENEFPNSKVLLVSVKRTRRFLERTARELLAGGTRYIILSGLGDALPLCVQLQSSLQSKNAAVVVKIETSYSYFNSNYSYTPGLKIYMEKHPDFKGSRISPGYVSFHDKTDGFTPIFDENPNEYICSVNAGDSKLYVGGEGINGAFADLLSSQNQEVDKYEELFKDLLNKAVKEHGEKTDEEIKSVINDNLDKKYPDVKLALCRIRSSLKKGNDFTTGSVFIVTFKKNFPHKKEKNMGMVYVVGPKGKNYSSVEEFLEAVHETAENLMTALCDYNGLVKREEIKHVRMNTCRICLFSGSKYKHSNASKLDVAKAILNGLAVGYRHGPSPRLNFTYDENVFKDAWIETTGLQVFTHNDKE, from the exons atggaaaatgaaaaaaaaaataaccaaaaacaaaacagcgTTGATGAAAACGAATTTCCAAACTCGAAAGTTTTACTAGTGTCAGTAAAAAGAACGAGGAGATTTCTGGAGAGAACAGCAAGGGAATTACTAGCAGGAGGAACAAGGTACATTATCCTCAGTGGTTTAGGTGATGCTTTACCATTATGTGTCCAACTACAATCGTCTCTTCAGTCAAAAAATGCAGCCGTTGTTGTCAAAATTGAAACGTCCTATAGTTACTTTAACTCGAATTATTCCTATACACCCggcttaaaaatttatatggaAAAGCACCCAGATTTTAAAGGCTCCAGAATATCACCAGGTTATGTCAGCTTCCATGACAAGACTGATGGATTTACTCccatttttgatgaaaaccctaatgaatatatttgctCCGTGAATGCGGGAGATAGTAAATTATATGTAGGAGGGGAAGGTATCAACGGAGCCTTTGCCGATCTGTTGTCTTCGCAGAACCAGGAGGTTGATAAGTATGAGGAATTGTTCAAG GATCTCCTAAACAAAGCTGTAAAAGAGCATGGCGAAAAAACCGATGAGGAAATCAAATCGGTAATAAACGATAACCTGGACAAAAAATACCCAGATGTAAAACTAGCCCTCTGTAGAATCCGAAGCAGCTTAAAGAAAGGTAACGACTTCACCACGGGGTCTGTCTTCATCGTGACATTTAAAAAGAACTTCCCACATAAGAAAGAGAAGAACATGGGTATGGTATATGTCGTTGGACCTAAAGGAAAGAACTACAGCTCGGTCGAAGAATTTCTAGAGGCGGTTCATGAAACGGCAGAAAATTTAATGACGGCTCTATGTGATTACAACGGTTTGGTTAAACGTGAAGAAATCAAACACGTAAGAATGAACACGTGTAGAATCTGCTTATTTTCCGGAAGCAAATACAAGCACTCCAATGCTTCCAAGCTAGATGTGGCGAAGGCTATCTTAAACGGGTTGGCCGTTGGATACAGACACGGACCATCCCCCAGACTGAACTTCACCTATGACGAAAACGTGTTTAAGGATGCTTGGATAGAGACCACGGGGCTGCAGGTTTTTACCCACAACGACAAGGAAtag
- a CDS encoding hypothetical protein (putative): MLRKINRASSNRFANGESASQAQVKGKDKDAQEEEHSMSDEVTGPATDEASDEDTNESKAGEGGNFGLSDFLSYKENSQVLKKFFIFVLLIILSPVILILLYKYVFTWCFKISKDTSLLISLFFVVAYIISLTLLYAYLAFSEEELADRGVSDRNERKW; the protein is encoded by the coding sequence atgttGAGAAAAATCAACAGAGCGTCGTCTAACCGTTTTGCTAACGGAGAGAGTGCTAGCCAAGCTCAGGTGAAGGGAAAGGACAAAGACGCCCAGGAGGAAGAACATTCCATGTCGGACGAGGTGACAGGACCCGCGACGGATGAAGCGAGTGATGAGGATACTAATGAGTCCAAGGCAGGTGAAGGAGGGAATTTTGGATTAAGCGATTTTCTATCATATAAAGAGAACTCACAAGtgctgaaaaaattttttatatttgttttattaattattttgtcgCCAGTAATTTTAATACTCCTGTACAAGTACGTGTTTACGTGGTGCTTCAAAATATCCAAGGATACCTCCCTTCTTAttagcctttttttcgtagTGGCTTACATCATCTCGCTGACCTTGCTGTATGCCTACCTGGCGTTTAGTGAGGAGGAGTTGGCAGACCGAGGGGTTTCAGACAGGAACGAGAGGAAGTGG
- a CDS encoding hypothetical protein (putative): MKTITENAVLTETICPSKNVLKYEEKVFVNRGESLIKVDPSYYIKQKVLNIQNLNYLLSSYSEFFENYRTLCILSVLNIFIVLFLLLLYLLFSLIIFLPAFFLICSLFFCSFPMFYPLIKVPRERTRCAGTGGSASKREEALRSGTKRGEAK, translated from the exons atgaaaaccATCACCGAAAACGCAGTCCTCACAGAAACGATTTGCCCCAGTAAGAATGTGCTCAAGTACGAGGAAAAGGTTTTCGTAAACCGGGGGGAATCGCTCATCAAGGTGGACCCGTCTTACTACATCAAGCAA AAAGTCCTGAACATCCAAAACCTGAACTACTTGCTAAGCAGCTACTCCGAATTTTTCGAAAACTACAGAACGCTCTGCATCCTCTCCGTgttgaatattttcatagttctctttcttctccttctgtaCTTGTTATTTTCCCTCATAATATTTCTACCG gccttttttttgatatgcTCCCTGTTCTTCTGTTCGTTTCCCATGTTCTACCCCTTAATTAAGGTACCACGCGAGCGCACACGGTGTGCAGGAACGGGAGGAAGCGCGTCGAAACGGGAGGAAGCGCTTCGAAGCGGGACGAAGCGCGGCGAAGCCAAGTGA
- a CDS encoding nucleoside transporter 1 (putative), which translates to MSISKESSKTMIDIEKKAGEGKDSKGGSKLTKKEQFLFPFTFILIGLSSLNVWNTALGLNINFKYNTFQITGLVCSSIIALFIKVPKILLPFALGGLAILCAGFQIAHQFFTFDQFDTYCLIAFIIIGIMAGLAQTIAFSVGTTMKENMGGYMSAGIGISGVFIFIINLLLDQIVPDQKKFGVNEAKLLYLYIICEVCLVLAIIFSVCNLELSSSRTSKEEEYNDKEQGLSYMELIKDSYKAILAMFLVNWLSLQLFP; encoded by the coding sequence ATGAGCATAAGCAAAGAGTCATCCAAAACCATGATCGACATTGAGAAGAAGGCAGGAGAAGGGAAAGACAGTAAAGGTGGATCCAAGCTGACCAAGAAAGAACAGttcctttttccattcaCGTTTATCCTAATTGGTCTCAGTTCATTAAATGTATGGAATACAGCATTGGgcttaaatataaattttaaatacaaCACATTTCAGATAACCGGTTTAGTTTGTTCATCCATTATAGCCCTATTCATCAAGGTGCCTAAAATATTATTGCCGTTCGCGTTAGGAGGGCTAGCCATACTGTGTGCAGGTTTTCAAATAGCTCAccaattttttaccttcgATCAGTTTGACACCTATTGCCTAATAGCCTTCATAATTATAGGAATAATGGCAGGACTGGCACAAACGATTGCATTCAGTGTTGGCACAACgatgaaagaaaatatgGGTGGGTATATGTCAGCAGGGATTGGTATTTCAGGAGTGtttatattcataataaattTGCTACTAGATCAGATTGTACCTGACCAGAAAAAGTTTGGGGTAAATGAAGCCAAGTTACTGTACCTGTACATCATTTGTGAAGTATGTCTAGTGTTAGCAATCATATTTAGTGTGTGCAACTTGGAGCTATCCTCCAGCAGAACGTCGAAAGAGGAAGAATACAACGATAAGGAACAAGGACTCTCTTACATGGAATTAATTAAAGACAGTTACAAAGCCATCTTAGCCATGTTTTTAGTAAACTGGCTCTCTCTACAGTTATTCCCAG